Proteins from one Deinococcus actinosclerus genomic window:
- a CDS encoding DUF99 family protein, translating into MFAHAIGFDDAPFAHGWRGDVPVIGTVYARITLHGVVSGRVRRDGRNSTPELARLVNASPEHLQLILLQGIALAGFNVVDLHALRAQTGKPVLVVARRAPDLTRIRSALLTRVPGGARKWALIEAAGPMEPCAGVFVQRAGLTLAQAEAALGAFTVTGRVPEPLRAAHLIARGVTQGHSRGGRV; encoded by the coding sequence GTGTTCGCGCATGCCATCGGGTTTGACGACGCTCCCTTCGCGCACGGCTGGCGGGGTGACGTGCCGGTCATCGGGACCGTGTACGCCCGCATCACGCTGCACGGTGTGGTGAGTGGCCGGGTGCGGCGCGACGGGCGCAACAGCACCCCCGAACTGGCCCGGCTGGTGAACGCCTCGCCCGAGCACCTCCAGCTCATCCTGCTCCAGGGCATCGCGCTGGCGGGCTTCAACGTCGTGGACCTGCACGCGCTGCGCGCGCAGACGGGCAAACCCGTGCTGGTCGTGGCGCGCCGCGCTCCGGACCTGACGCGTATCCGCTCGGCCCTCCTGACCCGCGTGCCCGGCGGGGCGCGCAAGTGGGCGCTGATCGAGGCCGCCGGGCCGATGGAGCCCTGCGCGGGGGTGTTCGTGCAGCGCGCCGGGCTCACGCTGGCGCAGGCCGAGGCGGCCCTGGGGGCCTTCACCGTCACGGGCCGCGTCCCGGAACCGCTGCGGGCCGCGCACCTGATCGCGCGGGGCGTCACGCAGGGCCACAGCCGGGGCGGGCGCGTCTGA
- a CDS encoding DUF4384 domain-containing protein: MKSNLTALLALGTAAALSTAGAQAKISAQSIIVNPTQPDLSVSVRVNKDTTGNQNPAYRIDEPISVSTTVNRDAYVYLFNVNPDGSVDQILPNRLSGENFVKANTTTTFPAAGANFTYTVGGPIGQNKVLALASLTPLNLTQISEFKTAQDQFATVKTQGGQTGLAQALSIVVNPLPQNSWVSDTAFYTVAAQNPVSTGSLFVGTNVGNATVTLNGQRLGGANVTYSNLRPGSYPVRVQAPGYSDFSTTVTIRAGGTTNLNVEFAQPIAAPVSSGNPVLDLIGNLLGAIAGTTIQDPARSAYDQKVRDLQNMGYTLQQTRQTTTGYTGTLVKGATTATLTVDRGVNRTVRVNVSETTTYQY, encoded by the coding sequence ATGAAAAGCAACCTGACTGCCCTGCTGGCCCTCGGTACCGCCGCTGCCCTGAGCACCGCCGGTGCCCAGGCGAAGATCAGCGCCCAGAGCATCATCGTGAACCCCACCCAGCCTGACCTGAGCGTCAGCGTGCGCGTGAACAAGGACACGACCGGCAACCAGAACCCCGCGTACCGCATCGACGAGCCGATCAGCGTCAGCACCACCGTCAACCGCGACGCGTACGTGTACCTGTTCAACGTGAACCCCGACGGCAGCGTCGACCAGATCCTCCCCAACCGCCTGAGCGGCGAGAACTTCGTCAAGGCGAACACCACCACCACCTTCCCCGCCGCCGGCGCGAACTTCACGTACACCGTGGGCGGCCCCATCGGGCAGAACAAGGTGCTGGCCCTGGCCAGCCTCACCCCGCTGAACCTCACGCAGATCAGCGAATTCAAGACTGCGCAGGACCAGTTCGCCACCGTCAAGACCCAGGGCGGCCAGACCGGCCTCGCCCAGGCGCTGAGCATCGTGGTCAACCCCCTGCCCCAGAACAGCTGGGTGAGCGACACCGCGTTCTACACCGTCGCCGCGCAGAACCCCGTCAGCACCGGCAGCCTGTTCGTCGGCACGAACGTCGGCAACGCCACCGTCACCCTGAACGGCCAGCGCCTGGGCGGCGCGAACGTCACCTACAGCAACCTGCGCCCCGGCAGCTACCCCGTGCGGGTGCAGGCCCCCGGCTACAGTGACTTCAGCACCACCGTCACCATCCGCGCCGGCGGCACCACCAACCTGAACGTCGAGTTCGCGCAGCCCATCGCCGCGCCCGTCAGCAGCGGCAACCCGGTCCTCGACCTGATCGGCAACCTGCTCGGCGCGATCGCCGGCACCACCATCCAGGACCCGGCCCGCAGCGCCTACGACCAGAAGGTCCGCGACCTGCAGAACATGGGCTACACCCTGCAGCAGACCCGTCAGACGACCACCGGCTACACCGGCACGCTCGTGAAGGGCGCGACCACCGCCACCCTGACCGTGGACCGCGGCGTGAACCGCACCGTGCGCGTGAACGTCAGCGAGACCACCACCTACCAGTACTGA
- a CDS encoding M3 family oligoendopeptidase encodes MTATDLSAVEATLAVPDALTRWEAFAPRVQALLDAPLSAADVPAWLTQWSDLSGELHSVAAKLATHADLHTDQPEVQSRFQAFTGTVMPEAARAEQALKEKLLAVPDYVPDAGFALTYRRMRDEAALYREANVALGVTHEEQKNRHSVITGNQGVTLRGEALTIPQAKQRLDHPVRAEREAAWRALTESNLGVAADLDGVMRDLLATRWQLARNADEANFRDYQWKVLDRVDYTPADCAAFHEAVRDEVVPLTAQLAGDIAAQLGLDSVRPWDYNRNNLLDPQGRAPLAPFQTGAQLETLAQVAFDALDAGLGARFGQMRAGGLLDLESRPGKMTHAYCQYFPTHNEPFVLMNVVGTAEDVRVLFHEMGHAFHGFYSGDAQPLVWNRWSPIEFVEIPSMAMEFLTLDHLGHVFTPEELSRYRQKQLEGVIAFLPWAAQMDAFQHWLYAEAPEDVGTEALDAKWLELDRTFHPFVNWDGLDERARAKGWQYYHVFQVPFYYIEYAMCYLAATGIWRAAQADPAGALDRYRASLRLGSTVSVPELYRAAGVEFRFDREHIRGLMAFLRGQMQA; translated from the coding sequence ATGACCGCCACAGATCTGAGTGCCGTTGAAGCCACCCTGGCCGTCCCGGACGCCCTGACCCGCTGGGAGGCGTTCGCGCCGCGCGTGCAGGCGCTGCTGGACGCCCCGCTCAGCGCGGCGGACGTGCCCGCGTGGCTCACGCAGTGGAGCGACCTGAGCGGTGAGCTGCACAGCGTCGCGGCGAAACTGGCGACGCACGCCGACCTGCACACCGATCAGCCCGAGGTGCAGTCGCGCTTCCAGGCCTTCACCGGCACGGTGATGCCCGAGGCGGCGCGCGCCGAGCAGGCACTCAAGGAGAAGCTGCTGGCCGTGCCGGACTACGTGCCGGACGCCGGTTTCGCGCTGACGTACCGCCGCATGCGGGACGAGGCGGCGCTGTACCGCGAGGCGAACGTGGCGCTGGGCGTCACGCACGAGGAGCAGAAGAACCGCCACTCGGTGATCACGGGCAACCAGGGGGTCACGCTGCGCGGCGAGGCGCTGACCATCCCGCAGGCCAAGCAGCGCCTCGACCACCCCGTGCGCGCCGAGCGTGAGGCGGCGTGGCGCGCGCTGACCGAGAGCAACCTGGGTGTGGCGGCCGATCTGGACGGCGTGATGCGGGACCTGCTCGCCACGCGCTGGCAGCTGGCCCGCAACGCGGACGAGGCGAACTTCCGCGACTACCAGTGGAAGGTCCTGGACCGCGTGGACTACACGCCAGCAGACTGCGCCGCGTTCCACGAGGCCGTGCGGGACGAGGTCGTGCCCCTGACCGCGCAGCTGGCCGGGGACATTGCCGCGCAGCTGGGCCTGGACTCGGTGCGCCCCTGGGATTACAACCGCAACAACCTGCTCGACCCGCAGGGCCGCGCGCCGCTGGCGCCGTTCCAGACGGGCGCGCAGCTGGAGACGCTGGCGCAGGTGGCCTTCGACGCGCTCGATGCGGGCCTGGGCGCGCGCTTCGGGCAGATGCGCGCGGGCGGTCTGCTGGACCTGGAATCCCGCCCGGGCAAGATGACGCACGCGTACTGTCAGTACTTCCCCACTCACAACGAACCGTTCGTACTGATGAACGTGGTGGGCACCGCCGAGGACGTCCGCGTGCTGTTCCACGAGATGGGGCACGCCTTTCACGGCTTCTACAGCGGGGACGCGCAGCCGCTCGTGTGGAACCGCTGGAGCCCCATCGAGTTCGTGGAGATTCCCAGCATGGCCATGGAGTTCCTGACGCTGGACCATCTGGGGCACGTGTTCACGCCCGAGGAACTGAGCCGCTACCGCCAGAAGCAGCTGGAAGGTGTGATCGCGTTCCTGCCCTGGGCGGCGCAGATGGACGCCTTCCAGCACTGGCTGTACGCCGAGGCGCCAGAGGACGTCGGCACCGAGGCGCTGGACGCCAAGTGGCTGGAACTCGACCGGACCTTCCACCCGTTCGTGAACTGGGACGGTCTGGACGAGCGGGCCCGCGCGAAGGGCTGGCAGTACTACCACGTGTTCCAGGTGCCCTTCTACTACATCGAGTACGCCATGTGTTATCTCGCAGCGACCGGCATCTGGCGCGCCGCGCAGGCGGACCCGGCGGGCGCACTGGACCGCTACCGCGCCAGCCTGCGCCTGGGCAGCACCGTCAGCGTGCCCGAGCTGTACCGCGCGGCGGGCGTGGAGTTCCGCTTCGACCGCGAGCACATCCGGGGCCTGATGGCGTTCCTGCGCGGGCAGATGCAGGCCTGA
- a CDS encoding PSP1 domain-containing protein, which produces MVVLPIRFERSPRLHPMLSEVAHPVGTRVVVQGKRGPEVATVRGEPTPPQEQERYGAVLRAASPEDVSRWEELHRTGEDLKWLLRARARQRSLPVKVVAVEFTLDESLVTVSYSAEERIELTGLISELRGHTRARVNFAAVGPREQAQMIGTLGACGRENCSSTHLQDFAPVSIRMARDQQLPLNPEKLSGPCGRLLCCLQFEHTQYLDLLKDLPRKNARVCHEGSGACGKVTKLHPLAGTVDVTTDQGVLTDVPAAELRRLTEAEIKALPETGRGGGRPGKPNRAPRE; this is translated from the coding sequence ATGGTTGTCCTGCCCATCCGTTTCGAGCGCAGTCCCCGCCTGCATCCCATGCTGAGCGAGGTCGCGCACCCGGTGGGCACCCGCGTGGTCGTGCAGGGCAAGCGCGGCCCCGAGGTCGCGACCGTGCGCGGCGAGCCCACGCCGCCGCAGGAGCAGGAACGCTACGGCGCGGTGTTGCGCGCCGCCAGCCCCGAGGACGTGAGCCGCTGGGAGGAGCTGCACCGCACCGGTGAAGACCTGAAGTGGCTGCTGCGCGCCCGCGCCCGGCAGCGTAGCCTCCCGGTGAAGGTCGTGGCGGTCGAGTTCACGCTGGACGAGAGCCTCGTGACGGTCAGTTACAGCGCCGAGGAACGCATCGAGCTGACTGGCCTGATCAGCGAGCTTCGTGGGCACACCCGCGCCCGCGTGAACTTCGCGGCGGTCGGCCCGCGCGAGCAGGCGCAGATGATCGGCACGCTGGGCGCGTGCGGGCGCGAGAACTGCTCCTCGACGCACCTGCAGGACTTCGCGCCGGTCAGTATCCGCATGGCGCGCGACCAGCAGCTGCCGCTGAACCCGGAGAAACTGTCCGGGCCGTGCGGGCGGCTGCTGTGCTGCCTGCAGTTCGAGCACACCCAGTACCTGGATCTGCTCAAGGACCTGCCGCGCAAGAACGCCCGGGTGTGCCACGAGGGGAGCGGCGCGTGCGGGAAGGTCACGAAACTGCACCCGCTGGCCGGGACGGTGGACGTCACGACCGATCAGGGCGTCCTGACCGACGTGCCCGCCGCCGAGCTACGCCGCCTGACGGAAGCCGAGATCAAGGCGCTGCCCGAGACCGGCCGGGGCGGGGGCCGTCCGGGCAAACCGAACCGCGCGCCACGCGAGTAA
- the rocF gene encoding arginase: protein MNLSILGIPMDLGAGRRGVDMGPSALRNAHLTRALRDLGHSVTDLGDVRVALPETADKHSEGGMVFLDPILDACQGTRDRLAALPEGTFPLTIGGDHSVSMGTVTGNALRGNPAGARMGLIWVDAHTDYNTPGSSPSGNIHGMPVAHLTGLGDPRLSGLGGGWHMRPEDIVMIGIRSVDPHERELLREAGIKAYTMKDVDQLGITRIHEETIERLSGTERLHVSFDADALDPGVCPGVGTPVPGGLTYREGHLLMELLSESGRVTSMDIVEVNPILDTRNQTAEVMVGMAASLLGQRIL from the coding sequence ATGAACCTCTCGATTCTGGGTATCCCGATGGACCTCGGGGCGGGCCGCCGTGGCGTGGACATGGGCCCGTCCGCGCTGCGCAACGCCCACCTGACCCGCGCGCTGCGCGACCTCGGCCACAGCGTGACCGACCTGGGCGACGTGCGCGTGGCGCTGCCCGAGACGGCGGACAAGCACAGCGAGGGCGGCATGGTGTTCCTGGACCCCATCCTGGACGCCTGCCAGGGCACCCGCGACCGGCTCGCGGCGCTGCCGGAGGGCACCTTCCCGCTGACCATCGGCGGGGACCACAGCGTCAGCATGGGCACCGTGACCGGCAACGCCCTGCGCGGGAACCCGGCGGGCGCGCGCATGGGCCTGATCTGGGTGGACGCCCACACCGACTACAACACGCCGGGCAGCAGCCCCAGCGGGAACATCCACGGCATGCCGGTCGCGCACCTGACCGGCCTGGGCGACCCGCGCCTGAGCGGCCTGGGCGGCGGCTGGCACATGCGGCCCGAGGACATCGTCATGATCGGCATCCGCAGCGTGGACCCCCACGAGCGTGAGCTGCTGCGCGAGGCGGGCATCAAGGCGTACACCATGAAGGACGTGGACCAGCTGGGCATCACCCGCATCCACGAGGAGACGATCGAACGCCTGAGCGGCACCGAGCGGCTGCACGTGTCCTTCGACGCGGACGCGCTGGACCCCGGCGTGTGCCCCGGCGTGGGCACGCCCGTCCCCGGCGGCCTGACGTACCGCGAGGGGCACCTGCTGATGGAACTGCTGTCCGAGTCGGGCCGCGTGACGAGCATGGACATCGTGGAGGTCAACCCGATCCTGGACACCCGCAACCAGACGGCGGAGGTCATGGTCGGCATGGCCGCCAGCCTGCTCGGCCAGCGCATCCTCTGA
- a CDS encoding GNAT family N-acetyltransferase: MPALLTPRLLLLPLCRAVLARRLETDTFTLPLDGPDGPLDVRFGPQWPGDPLSVFPVLLAALTGQQGEVAGSFIAAQRDTGEAVGMLGTKAPPSPDGAQEIGYGFNPAVWGQGLATEAVGALVAHLHAGPRVRAVTAETAVSNPASARVLTKLGFRPVGTGHSDEDSPLILWSHTAT; this comes from the coding sequence ATGCCTGCACTCCTCACGCCCCGTTTACTCCTGCTGCCCCTGTGCCGCGCGGTGCTGGCCCGCCGCCTGGAGACCGACACCTTCACGCTGCCCCTGGACGGCCCGGACGGGCCGCTGGACGTGCGGTTCGGGCCGCAGTGGCCGGGCGACCCGCTGTCCGTGTTCCCGGTCCTGCTGGCAGCCCTGACCGGGCAACAGGGAGAGGTGGCGGGCTCGTTCATCGCCGCGCAGCGGGACACCGGCGAGGCGGTCGGGATGCTGGGCACGAAGGCGCCCCCCTCGCCGGACGGCGCGCAGGAGATCGGGTACGGGTTCAACCCGGCGGTGTGGGGGCAGGGTCTGGCCACCGAGGCGGTGGGAGCGCTGGTGGCGCACCTGCACGCGGGGCCGCGCGTGCGGGCCGTCACTGCCGAGACGGCCGTGAGCAACCCGGCCAGCGCGCGGGTCCTGACGAAACTGGGCTTCCGGCCGGTGGGCACCGGCCACAGCGACGAGGACAGCCCGCTGATCCTGTGGTCGCACACCGCCACCTGA
- a CDS encoding metallophosphoesterase family protein, producing the protein MTPPALPPLSRAPLGKRVMVLADHVHPFVYRSAFPQGVPAVDAVLAAGDLPGYYLEFLATKLTVPIIYVHGNHENEYVNEGDGRIPPRGVIAAHGRVVEEAGLRVAGWGGVPRYRGDGEGQYTRAQARWGLGRLAWQARRGVDVLLTHAPPTGPHAGSDYAHRGCPDINAFMGRRHPRLVVHGHIHEYEGKKLEYLDPESGARVINAYGYHVVDL; encoded by the coding sequence ATGACGCCCCCTGCCCTGCCCCCCCTGTCCCGCGCCCCGCTGGGGAAGCGGGTGATGGTGCTGGCCGATCATGTCCACCCGTTCGTGTACCGCTCGGCGTTCCCGCAGGGCGTGCCCGCGGTGGACGCGGTGCTGGCCGCCGGGGACCTGCCCGGCTACTACCTGGAGTTCCTGGCGACGAAACTCACGGTGCCCATCATCTACGTGCACGGCAATCACGAGAACGAGTACGTGAACGAGGGGGACGGCCGCATTCCTCCACGCGGCGTGATCGCCGCGCACGGCCGCGTGGTCGAGGAGGCCGGGCTGCGCGTGGCGGGCTGGGGCGGCGTGCCGCGCTACCGCGGTGACGGCGAGGGTCAGTACACCCGCGCGCAGGCCCGCTGGGGGCTGGGGCGGCTGGCGTGGCAGGCGCGGCGCGGCGTGGACGTCCTGCTGACGCACGCGCCCCCCACCGGCCCGCACGCCGGGAGTGACTACGCGCACCGGGGCTGCCCGGACATCAACGCGTTCATGGGTCGCCGTCACCCCCGGCTGGTCGTGCACGGGCACATCCACGAGTACGAGGGGAAGAAACTGGAGTACCTGGACCCGGAGAGCGGCGCGCGGGTCATCAACGCGTACGGGTACCACGTCGTGGACCTGTAG
- a CDS encoding single-stranded DNA-binding protein, translating into MLHIEFTTDLGAKVTVDVENASALLDTQRQYGRLGWTSGEIPSGGYQFPLENEPDFDWHLIGARKWTSPDGEELVIHKGHAYRRRELEAVDSRKMKLPAAVKYSRGAKSTDPEHIREKSDGEFEYVTLAIFRGGKRQERYATPGSRPGTPTQAPTQAARPAPTRPAPALARPAPTRADDEPPF; encoded by the coding sequence ATGCTACACATTGAATTCACCACCGACCTGGGCGCGAAAGTCACCGTGGACGTCGAGAACGCCTCGGCACTCCTCGACACCCAGCGCCAGTACGGCCGCCTCGGCTGGACCAGCGGCGAGATCCCCAGCGGCGGCTACCAGTTCCCCCTGGAGAACGAACCCGACTTCGACTGGCACCTCATCGGCGCCCGCAAATGGACCAGCCCCGACGGCGAGGAACTCGTCATCCACAAGGGTCACGCCTACCGCCGCCGTGAACTCGAGGCGGTCGACAGCCGCAAGATGAAACTCCCCGCCGCCGTCAAATACTCCCGCGGCGCCAAGAGCACCGACCCCGAACACATCCGGGAGAAGAGCGACGGCGAATTCGAGTACGTGACCCTCGCCATCTTCCGCGGCGGCAAACGGCAGGAGCGCTACGCCACCCCCGGCAGCCGCCCCGGCACGCCCACGCAGGCCCCCACCCAGGCGGCGCGTCCCGCCCCCACCCGCCCGGCCCCCGCACTGGCCCGGCCTGCCCCGACCCGCGCGGACGACGAACCACCGTTCTGA
- the menC gene encoding o-succinylbenzoate synthase — translation MFTIEAAELLVVRLPLKFRFETSFGVQTEKVVPLLVLHGGGVQGVSEGTMEFAPMYREETIAGALHLLREVFLPRVLGRPFANPEALHDALGSFRGNRMARAMVEMAAWDLWARQLGVPLGQLLGGRKDTVEVGVSLGIQPDEAATVDVVRRHVEQGYRRIKLKIKPGWDVQPVRAVREAFPDIRLTVDANSAYTLADTGRLRALDAFGLTYIEQPLAWDDLVDHAELQGRLSTPLCLDESVASAQDARKGLALGSGGVVNVKVARVGGHAEARRVHDVAQAFGAPVWCGGMLESGIGRAHNIHLSTLPNFTLPGDTSSASRYWEKDVIEEGLEATDGLMPVPQGPGTGVTLDREFVSGVAEVQEEFRA, via the coding sequence ATGTTCACGATTGAAGCGGCAGAACTGCTGGTGGTGCGCTTGCCTTTGAAGTTCCGGTTCGAGACGAGCTTCGGGGTGCAGACAGAGAAGGTCGTGCCGCTGCTCGTGCTGCATGGCGGTGGGGTGCAGGGCGTGTCGGAGGGCACGATGGAGTTCGCGCCGATGTACCGCGAGGAGACCATCGCCGGGGCGCTGCACCTGCTGCGTGAGGTGTTCCTGCCGCGTGTGCTGGGGCGCCCCTTCGCGAATCCGGAGGCGCTGCATGACGCGCTGGGGTCGTTCCGGGGGAACCGGATGGCGCGGGCGATGGTGGAGATGGCCGCGTGGGACCTGTGGGCGCGGCAGCTGGGCGTGCCGCTGGGGCAGCTGCTGGGTGGCCGGAAGGACACGGTGGAGGTCGGCGTGAGCCTGGGCATCCAGCCGGACGAGGCGGCGACGGTGGACGTGGTGCGCCGTCACGTGGAGCAGGGCTACCGGCGGATCAAGTTGAAGATCAAGCCCGGCTGGGACGTGCAGCCGGTGCGGGCCGTGCGGGAGGCGTTCCCGGACATCCGCCTGACGGTGGACGCGAACAGCGCGTACACGCTGGCGGACACGGGGCGGCTGCGGGCGCTGGATGCGTTCGGGCTGACGTATATCGAGCAGCCGCTGGCGTGGGATGACCTCGTGGATCACGCCGAGTTGCAGGGCCGCCTGAGCACGCCGCTGTGTCTCGACGAGAGCGTGGCGAGCGCGCAGGACGCCCGCAAGGGGCTGGCGCTGGGGTCGGGGGGCGTGGTGAACGTGAAGGTGGCCCGCGTGGGCGGTCACGCGGAGGCGCGGCGGGTGCATGACGTGGCGCAGGCGTTCGGGGCGCCCGTGTGGTGCGGCGGGATGCTGGAAAGCGGGATCGGCCGGGCGCACAACATTCACCTGTCGACCCTGCCGAACTTCACGCTGCCGGGTGACACGAGCAGCGCGAGCCGCTACTGGGAGAAGGACGTGATCGAGGAAGGGCTGGAAGCCACGGACGGCCTGATGCCGGTGCCGCAGGGGCCGGGCACGGGCGTGACCCTGGACCGGGAGTTCGTGTCGGGCGTGGCCGAGGTGCAGGAGGAATTCCGCGCGTGA